Part of the bacterium genome is shown below.
CCGCAGGAGATGACCTGACCGCGGCGGGGCAGGGCGGTCGCCGCGAGGATCCGCCCCGGTGTGATGAAGTTCAGCGCGCCGAGCTCGTCGTCGGGACCCCAGCGGCCCCAGTTCGAGTAGCGCCGGCCCCATTCGCGGACGGTGTCGGCGGTGATCCGGGCGCTCATGCAGCGCCTCCGCTTCGGGCGAGGGCGGCTTCGACGACGGCGACGTCTTCGGGCACGTCGACGGGCACGCTCGTCCATCCCGCGATCTCGGCTGCCCGGATCCGGTAGCCGTTCTCGAGGGCGCGAAGCTGCTCGAGCTCCTCCGTCCGTTCGGCGGGGCTTCGTTCGAGCTTCACGATTTCGAGCAGGAAGTCCTTGCGGTAGACGTAGAGCCCGACGTGCTGGAGCGGTGCGATCCCGGTGTCCTTGCGGCGGAATGGGATCGGAGCGCGGGAGAAGTAGAGGGCGAAGCCCGCGGAGTCCAGCACGACCTTCACCCGGTTCGGGTCCTCTGCGGCCTCGGGCTCGGCGCGATGGACGATCGTCGACATCGCGGCGCGCTCGTCCTTCAGGAGTGCTTCGACCGCGGCGTCGACGACGAAGCCTTCGATCAGCGGCTCGTCCCCCTGCACGTTGACGATCACGTCGTGATCCCGGCGCGCGGCGACCTCGGCGAGGCGATCCGTCCCGGTCGGATGGTCGTCCCGGGTCATCTCCACCTCGGCGCCGAATCCTTCGCAGGCCTCGCGGATGCGTTCGTCGTCCGTCGCGACCACGACCGCGTCGACGCATTTCGCTGCCCGCGTCCGCTCCCAGACGTGTTGGATCATGGGCTTGCCCGCGATCGGCGTCAGCGGCTTGCCGGGAAAGCGGGTCGAACCGTATCGAGCGGGCAGGATCGCGAGAGTCGACATGGAACCATCCTACCCGAATCGGCCCTTCGGTACGAAGCGCGTTCGTTCGCGGGAAGGCCCCGAACGCCTACGAACTCGCGGTCAGGAAGCGCACCGGCCGCTCACCCGATTGCTAGGATCCGCGCGTGCAGGAAACCGGCCGTGACGGCGGCGCCGCACACGACTCCGATCAAACGCTTCGACGTGTGGCGCGGCCCTGGTGGCTGCCTCATTTCCTCGGACGCGTCCCGCTCGGCCTGAACGAGCGGCACGTGGCGCTGGTCGGTGTGGTGGCGCTGGCGGCGCTCTTCGAGAACTACGACCAGTCGATGCTCACGTCTGCCTTCAAGCAGATCCGTGAAGACTTCGTGCTTTCAC
Proteins encoded:
- the kdsB gene encoding 3-deoxy-manno-octulosonate cytidylyltransferase; the protein is MSTLAILPARYGSTRFPGKPLTPIAGKPMIQHVWERTRAAKCVDAVVVATDDERIREACEGFGAEVEMTRDDHPTGTDRLAEVAARRDHDVIVNVQGDEPLIEGFVVDAAVEALLKDERAAMSTIVHRAEPEAAEDPNRVKVVLDSAGFALYFSRAPIPFRRKDTGIAPLQHVGLYVYRKDFLLEIVKLERSPAERTEELEQLRALENGYRIRAAEIAGWTSVPVDVPEDVAVVEAALARSGGAA